Genomic DNA from Manihot esculenta cultivar AM560-2 chromosome 15, M.esculenta_v8, whole genome shotgun sequence:
TTTCCACAAGGGAAAAAGACGCAAACAAAAGACAATATCTTATAACAGGAAATCCCAATTAAATTTCTAATCAGCAGAATGCAGCTCCCATTTCAGATTTTTTCAGCTGGGATGCACTATTAAGTTGAAGAATAAAAGCATAAACTTCGATTTTAATGTTCTTGGAGCTCTAAGATTATTTTCTTCAAGTTCAATCATGTAATATTCAGAAAAGATTAACAAAGAGCAAAAGTTTTGAGGctacaaaaataataatcaatattGATACCTTTGGGCCGACCAATCTTGTTCTATCAGTCTTTAGGGGCACATTCTGTTTTGCCTCCTTCTGACCCCTAGCAATGACTCCATTAGCACTGAATTTCGGGCTCAAGGGCACTCTTCCTATTGCATTCTCATTTCCACCACCCATCAATCTGTCATGCCTTCCCACCATAACCTTCTGCCTAGCTTTTGCAGCACCAGCCAACGAACCTTGTCCGTTAACCCTCTGCTGCAGAGCTTTCCCCCCTAGGGACTTATTTTGGACCTACAAGTTTAAAACATCTTGAAAAATACTTATGGTGTTTTATGAATTCGTAACATATTTGTTCTGAATTTTTACAGTTTCTCACCTTTGACTTTTCAACTTCTTGATGGGCTATCTTTGAAAACGACTTTTCCCTTCGAACATTGTTGATTCTATCCTTGGACACATTATGATCTTTGTTTTTTGTTGCTCTAGTCATTCCTGCTGCATTTCTGCTATCTGGGGTCCATTCTCTATGCTGAACCAATGCAACTGTAGAACTCTTAAAATCAAAGTGAGGGTTTGAAGATGATCCCGTGCTATGACCTCTTGATTGCCtcccattattattattaaaatcccCCCTTGATGCTTGTCTTGTAACACAGCTTTTCCTGAGGCTAATCCTAATGGCTGATAATAGTCCACTTGAATAACCAAAAGCTTGACTTGATACCTCCAGGTTCCTTTGCTGTGGTTTTAGACCACTCTCAGAAGTAATGGTACTTGAAGTGCTTTCACCTGCCTTATCAACCACAGAATTTGGACTACATTCAGAGGTTCCATGATTAGCTGCACCTTTCAAATCATTTTCTTTTACATTTTGAGTTAAATCCTTCTCAAGAACAAAACTTCTTTTCGACCTTGAAATTCTTTTGGAGTTTATGAAGCTTATTTTGGGTTTTATTTCTTTGCCAGATCCTGAATTCACCCTTGAAGAATTCCCATTTAAAACCTTAACTGGATGCTGCTTATTCAGTGAAAGATTGCGACCATTTCCACCACACTTGTTGCTCGCGTAGTGCTTGCCCCTGGATCTTGAAACTGAGGATGGAAGCTTAGGTGAAGATGGCCCCTTCAGATCAATGTCTGATGACATACTGCCCTCACCAGAATGAGTAAATAGTGCTTTTAACTGTTGAGAAGAACACTGGTGGAACCTGAGCATCATATCCATTGGGCTTTAATAGGCATAGTTATTTCACTTTCTACGTcttgaagggaaaaaaaaaatcacatcgCAGAATGGATAACtaaggaaaaaattaaaaatttcataactAAATAGGAAACAATTAACCTAAGGAAAGAAGATGCTTACACATGGCTAGTGTAAAACCACCCATCATCACTGCAAAGTAGCACAGACATAATATTAGCTTCACagatataaaatttatcaaattct
This window encodes:
- the LOC110601226 gene encoding uncharacterized protein LOC110601226 isoform X2 — encoded protein: MDMMLRFHQCSSQQLKALFTHSGEGSMSSDIDLKGPSSPKLPSSVSRSRGKHYASNKCGGNGRNLSLNKQHPVKVLNGNSSRVNSGSGKEIKPKISFINSKRISRSKRSFVLEKDLTQNVKENDLKGAANHGTSECSPNSVVDKAGESTSSTITSESGLKPQQRNLEVSSQAFGYSSGLLSAIRISLRKSCVTRQASRGDFNNNNGRQSRGHSTGSSSNPHFDFKSSTVALVQHREWTPDSRNAAGMTRATKNKDHNVSKDRINNVRREKSFSKIAHQEVEKSKVQNKSLGGKALQQRVNGQGSLAGAAKARQKVMVGRHDRLMGGGNENAIGRVPLSPKFSANGVIARGQKEAKQNVPLKTDRTRLVGPKEKNSSLNRGKHPTNATQSQRVYLR
- the LOC110601226 gene encoding uncharacterized protein LOC110601226 isoform X1, with the protein product MALKYTKDHWAFLEEIEAPMWVDLTLEAKSNSQDIDDGWFYTSHVFHQCSSQQLKALFTHSGEGSMSSDIDLKGPSSPKLPSSVSRSRGKHYASNKCGGNGRNLSLNKQHPVKVLNGNSSRVNSGSGKEIKPKISFINSKRISRSKRSFVLEKDLTQNVKENDLKGAANHGTSECSPNSVVDKAGESTSSTITSESGLKPQQRNLEVSSQAFGYSSGLLSAIRISLRKSCVTRQASRGDFNNNNGRQSRGHSTGSSSNPHFDFKSSTVALVQHREWTPDSRNAAGMTRATKNKDHNVSKDRINNVRREKSFSKIAHQEVEKSKVQNKSLGGKALQQRVNGQGSLAGAAKARQKVMVGRHDRLMGGGNENAIGRVPLSPKFSANGVIARGQKEAKQNVPLKTDRTRLVGPKEKNSSLNRGKHPTNATQSQRVYLR